In a single window of the Euleptes europaea isolate rEulEur1 chromosome 4, rEulEur1.hap1, whole genome shotgun sequence genome:
- the CDO1 gene encoding cysteine dioxygenase type 1 produces the protein MDPPAQTEVCKAQTLEELVAILHQLFAGEKVNVAEVQSVMDSYESHPEEWAHFAQFDQFRYTRNLVDKGNGKFNLMILSWGEGHGSSIHDHMDSHCFMKILQGNLKETLFEWPGKKGCGEMVKKSERVLRENQCAYISDCIGLHRVENPSHTETAVSLHLYSPPFETCHAFDQRTGHKQKVKMTFYSQFGERTPYAASVSQENN, from the exons ATGGATCCGCCCGCGCAGACAGAAGTCTGCAAAGCGCAGACCTTGGAGGAGCTGGTCGCGATCCTGCACCAGCTGTTTGCCGGCGAGAAAGTCAACGTGGCAGAAGTGCAGAGCGTGATGGACTCTTACGAGAGCCACCCCGAGGAGTGGGCCCACTTTGCCCAGTTTGACCAGTTCAG GTATACAAGAAATCTTGTGGATAAAGGAAATGGAAAGTTCAATTTGATGATCTTATCCTGGGGAGAAGGACATGGCAG CAGCATCCATGATCACATGGATTCACACTGCTTTATGAAGATCCTTCAAGGTAATCTGAAGGAGACGCTGTTTGAATGGCCTGGCAAAAAGGGATGTGGAGAGATGGTGAAGAAATCAGAGAGAGTTTTGAGGGAAAATCAATGTGCCTATATATCTG ACTGCATTGGCTTGCATCGTGTGGAGAACCCAAGCCATACAGAAACTGCTGTTAGTCTTCATTTGTACAGTCCACCCTTTGAAACCTGCCATGCCTTTGATCAAAGAACTGGACACAAGCAAAAAGTTAAAATGACATTCTATAGCCAGTTTGGAGAGAGGACTCCATAT GCAGCTTCAGTTTCACAAGAGAACAACTGA